A DNA window from Synchiropus splendidus isolate RoL2022-P1 chromosome 2, RoL_Sspl_1.0, whole genome shotgun sequence contains the following coding sequences:
- the LOC128754340 gene encoding sialic acid synthase-like isoform X1 yields the protein MTNMTNLIPHNLYIEGAMKTHFIYSKMPLTFELCPGRMIGGSHPCFIIAEIGQNHQGDLEIAKKMIKMAKDCGADCAKFQKSELEFKFNRKALARPYISKHSWGATYGEHKRHLEFSHEQYRELQKYAEEVGIYFTASGMDEMAVEFLHELNVPFFKVGSGDTNNFPYLEKTAKKGRPMIVSSGMQSMDTMRRVYQTVKKHNQNFALLQCTSAYPLEAEDVNLQVITEYRKEFPDIPIGYSGHESGIAISVGAVALGAKVVERHITLDKTWKGNDHEASLVQEELAELVRSIRLVERALGCGVKRMLDCEKACHDKLGKSVVAKVKISKGTTLTLDMLTVKVAEPMGVAAEDIYQLPGRVAKEDIEEDESLLAECLEPTC from the exons ATGACAAACATGACTAACTTGATTCCTCACAACCTTTACATCGAAGGCGCCATGAAGACGCATTTCATATACAG caaAATGCCTTTAACTTTCGAGCTGTGCCCCGGCCGCATGATCGGAGGGAGCCACCCGTGCTTCATCATTGCAGAGATTGGACAGAACCATCAGGGAGACCTTGAAATTGCCAAGAAAATGATCAAAATGGCAAAG GACTGTGGCGCAGATTGTGCCAAGTTCCAGAAAAGTGAACTGGAATTTAAGTTCAACCGAAAAGCGCTGGCCCGTCCTTACATCTCCAAACACTCCTGGGGGGCCACCTATGGTGAACACAAGCGCCACCTGGAGTTCAGCCACGAGCAGTACAGGGAGCTGCAGAAGTATGCGGAGGAGGTCGGGATCTACTTCACTgcgtctggaatggatgag ATGGCAGTTGAGTTTCTCCATGAACTCAACGTGCCATTCTTCAAAGTGGGCTCAGGAGACACCAACAACTTTCCCTATCTGGAAAAAACAGCCAAGAAAG GTCGCCCTATGATCGTGTCCAGTGGGATGCAGTCCATGGATACGATGCGTCGAGTCTACCAGACTGTCAAGAAGCACAACCAAAATTTCGCCCTCCTTCAGTGCACCAGCGCTTATCCTCTAGAAGCTGAAGACGTCAATCTCCAAGTGATCACA gaatACCGGAAGGAATTCCCCGACATCCCCATCGGGTATTCGGGACATGAGAGCGGGATCGCCATTAGCGTGGGAGCTGTCGCTCTGGGTGCCAAAGTGGTTGAGCGCCACATCACCTTGGACAAGACCTGGAAAGGAAACGACCACGAGGCATCGCTGGTGCAAGAGGAGCTCGCCGAGCTGGTCCGCTCCATTCGTCTGGTGGAGAGGGCTCTGGGCTGTGGCGTGAAGCGCATGCTGGACTGTGAGAAGGCTTGTCACGACAAG TTGGGAAAGTCTGTGGTGGCCAAGGTGAAGATCTCTAAAGGAACGACTCTGACTCTTGATATGCTGACAGTGAAAGTGGCCGAGCCCATGGGCGTGGCAGCTGAAGACATCTACCAGCTGCCAGGTCGGGTGGCGAAGGAGGACATAGAGGAAGACGAGAGCCTCCTGGCCGAGTGCCTGGAACCCACATGTTAG
- the LOC128754340 gene encoding sialic acid synthase-like isoform X2 produces MPLTFELCPGRMIGGSHPCFIIAEIGQNHQGDLEIAKKMIKMAKDCGADCAKFQKSELEFKFNRKALARPYISKHSWGATYGEHKRHLEFSHEQYRELQKYAEEVGIYFTASGMDEMAVEFLHELNVPFFKVGSGDTNNFPYLEKTAKKGRPMIVSSGMQSMDTMRRVYQTVKKHNQNFALLQCTSAYPLEAEDVNLQVITEYRKEFPDIPIGYSGHESGIAISVGAVALGAKVVERHITLDKTWKGNDHEASLVQEELAELVRSIRLVERALGCGVKRMLDCEKACHDKLGKSVVAKVKISKGTTLTLDMLTVKVAEPMGVAAEDIYQLPGRVAKEDIEEDESLLAECLEPTC; encoded by the exons ATGCCTTTAACTTTCGAGCTGTGCCCCGGCCGCATGATCGGAGGGAGCCACCCGTGCTTCATCATTGCAGAGATTGGACAGAACCATCAGGGAGACCTTGAAATTGCCAAGAAAATGATCAAAATGGCAAAG GACTGTGGCGCAGATTGTGCCAAGTTCCAGAAAAGTGAACTGGAATTTAAGTTCAACCGAAAAGCGCTGGCCCGTCCTTACATCTCCAAACACTCCTGGGGGGCCACCTATGGTGAACACAAGCGCCACCTGGAGTTCAGCCACGAGCAGTACAGGGAGCTGCAGAAGTATGCGGAGGAGGTCGGGATCTACTTCACTgcgtctggaatggatgag ATGGCAGTTGAGTTTCTCCATGAACTCAACGTGCCATTCTTCAAAGTGGGCTCAGGAGACACCAACAACTTTCCCTATCTGGAAAAAACAGCCAAGAAAG GTCGCCCTATGATCGTGTCCAGTGGGATGCAGTCCATGGATACGATGCGTCGAGTCTACCAGACTGTCAAGAAGCACAACCAAAATTTCGCCCTCCTTCAGTGCACCAGCGCTTATCCTCTAGAAGCTGAAGACGTCAATCTCCAAGTGATCACA gaatACCGGAAGGAATTCCCCGACATCCCCATCGGGTATTCGGGACATGAGAGCGGGATCGCCATTAGCGTGGGAGCTGTCGCTCTGGGTGCCAAAGTGGTTGAGCGCCACATCACCTTGGACAAGACCTGGAAAGGAAACGACCACGAGGCATCGCTGGTGCAAGAGGAGCTCGCCGAGCTGGTCCGCTCCATTCGTCTGGTGGAGAGGGCTCTGGGCTGTGGCGTGAAGCGCATGCTGGACTGTGAGAAGGCTTGTCACGACAAG TTGGGAAAGTCTGTGGTGGCCAAGGTGAAGATCTCTAAAGGAACGACTCTGACTCTTGATATGCTGACAGTGAAAGTGGCCGAGCCCATGGGCGTGGCAGCTGAAGACATCTACCAGCTGCCAGGTCGGGTGGCGAAGGAGGACATAGAGGAAGACGAGAGCCTCCTGGCCGAGTGCCTGGAACCCACATGTTAG
- the LOC128754939 gene encoding clathrin light chain A-like isoform X2 translates to MDDFDMLNAPNGGNGVGSEEDPAAAFLAQQESEIAGIENDEGFSILDSGEVPSSLGESDGVINGDLHGESNGPSDAYAAISNADRLQAEPESLRKWREEQRERLELLDDNSRKQESEWKEKAKVELEEWHARQNEQLEKTKANNRAAEEAMISDMDENNPGTEWERVARLCDFNPKSSKQAKDVSRMRSVLISLKQSPLVR, encoded by the exons ATGGACGACTTTGACATGCTTAACGCACCCAATGGCGGGAACGGCGTCGGCTCGGAGGAGGACCCCGCTGCTGCCTTCTTGGCCCAACAGGAGAGCGAGATTGCGGGCATCGAGAACGATGAAGGCTTCAGCATCCTGGACAGCGGCGAGGTGCCCTCCTCCCTCGGAGAGTCCG ATGGGGTCATTAATGGAGATCTTcatggg GAAAGCAACGGTCCTTCAGATGCCTACGCAGCAATTTCCAACGCTGACCGTCTCCAGGCTGAACCTGAAAGTCTGCGCAAGTGGCGAGAGGAGCAAAGAGAGAGGCTGGAGCTGCTTG ATGACAACTCTCGCAAACAGGAATCTGAGTGGAAGGAGAAGGCCAAGGTGGAGTTGGAGGAATGGCATGCTAGGCAGAACGAGCAGCTGGAAAAAACCAAAGCCAACAACAG GGCGGCTGAAGAAGCCATGATCTCAGACATGGACGAGAACAACCCCGGCACAGAGTGGGAGCGAGTGGCCCGCCTCTGCGACTTCAACCCCAAGTCCAGCAAGCAGGCGAAAGACGTGTCGCGCATGCGCTCGGTCCTTATCTCCCTGAAGCAGTCCCCGCTGGTCCGCTAG
- the LOC128754939 gene encoding clathrin light chain A-like isoform X1 encodes MDDFDMLNAPNGGNGVGSEEDPAAAFLAQQESEIAGIENDEGFSILDSGEVPSSLGESDGVINGDLHGESNGPSDAYAAISNADRLQAEPESLRKWREEQRERLELLDDNSRKQESEWKEKAKVELEEWHARQNEQLEKTKANNRVLDEDFYKQPFSELIGYVTHINHPCYRLDQAAEEAMISDMDENNPGTEWERVARLCDFNPKSSKQAKDVSRMRSVLISLKQSPLVR; translated from the exons ATGGACGACTTTGACATGCTTAACGCACCCAATGGCGGGAACGGCGTCGGCTCGGAGGAGGACCCCGCTGCTGCCTTCTTGGCCCAACAGGAGAGCGAGATTGCGGGCATCGAGAACGATGAAGGCTTCAGCATCCTGGACAGCGGCGAGGTGCCCTCCTCCCTCGGAGAGTCCG ATGGGGTCATTAATGGAGATCTTcatggg GAAAGCAACGGTCCTTCAGATGCCTACGCAGCAATTTCCAACGCTGACCGTCTCCAGGCTGAACCTGAAAGTCTGCGCAAGTGGCGAGAGGAGCAAAGAGAGAGGCTGGAGCTGCTTG ATGACAACTCTCGCAAACAGGAATCTGAGTGGAAGGAGAAGGCCAAGGTGGAGTTGGAGGAATGGCATGCTAGGCAGAACGAGCAGCTGGAAAAAACCAAAGCCAACAACAG AGTGCTGGATGAGGACTTCTACAAACAGCCCTTCTCTGAACTCATTGGTTATGT CACACACATTAACCATCCTTGCTACCGCCTAGACCA GGCGGCTGAAGAAGCCATGATCTCAGACATGGACGAGAACAACCCCGGCACAGAGTGGGAGCGAGTGGCCCGCCTCTGCGACTTCAACCCCAAGTCCAGCAAGCAGGCGAAAGACGTGTCGCGCATGCGCTCGGTCCTTATCTCCCTGAAGCAGTCCCCGCTGGTCCGCTAG